A window of the Bufo gargarizans isolate SCDJY-AF-19 chromosome 1, ASM1485885v1, whole genome shotgun sequence genome harbors these coding sequences:
- the LOC122924918 gene encoding sphingomyelin phosphodiesterase 5-like isoform X1, with protein sequence MDIRSDHHWICAVMIVGDAAAALSSEQVSLSLCSGDATIRCDQMSLLLQWVSDFQAENTQDGELVAFDVLCGDLNFDNCSSDDCLEQKHGLFSIYRDPCRDRAGRDRPGTIGTLLRQEFLYHEAVNSPARLKSTLQSDSERRLYVAAPLPQDDDDDDGDGQWTGRRIDYILHREADTLLPVVVEKFQFITRLAGLSDHVPVALHLSSSLPEITAL encoded by the exons ATGGATATAAGGAGTGACCATCACTGGATATGTGCAGTGATGATCGTTGGAGATGCTGCAGCCGCCCTCTCCTCTGAACAGGTGTCTCTGTCCCTCTGTTCAGGCGATGCCACCATACGCTGTGACCAGATGTCTCTGCTCCTTCAGTGGGTGTCTGACTTCCAGGCTGAGAACACTCAGGACGGGGAACTTGTTGCCTTTGATGTTCTCTGTGGAGATCTGAACTTTGACAACTGCTCGTCAG ATGACTGTCTGGAGCAGAAGCACGGCTTATTTTCCATTTATAGAGATCCGTGCAGAGACCGCGCAGGACGAGATCGTCCTGGGACCATAG GGACCCTACTCCGACAGGAGTTTCTGTACCATGAAGCTGTGAACTCTCCAGCCAGGCTGAAGAG CACCCTCCAGTCAGACAGCGAGCGCCGGCTTTATGTTGCGGCACCATTACctcaggatgatgatgatgatgatggtgatgGACAATGGACGGGACGACGCATCGATTATATTCTGCATCGGGAGGCGGACACTCTGCTACCGGTT GTTGTAGAGAAGTTCCAGTTCATCACACGATTGGCCGGCCTGTCGGATCACGTCCCTGTGGCCCTGCACCTGTCCTCCTCACTCCCAGAGATCACCGCCCTGTGA
- the LOC122924918 gene encoding sphingomyelin phosphodiesterase 5-like isoform X2: MGDATIRCDQMSLLLQWVSDFQAENTQDGELVAFDVLCGDLNFDNCSSDDCLEQKHGLFSIYRDPCRDRAGRDRPGTIGTLLRQEFLYHEAVNSPARLKSTLQSDSERRLYVAAPLPQDDDDDDGDGQWTGRRIDYILHREADTLLPVVVEKFQFITRLAGLSDHVPVALHLSSSLPEITAL, encoded by the exons atGG GCGATGCCACCATACGCTGTGACCAGATGTCTCTGCTCCTTCAGTGGGTGTCTGACTTCCAGGCTGAGAACACTCAGGACGGGGAACTTGTTGCCTTTGATGTTCTCTGTGGAGATCTGAACTTTGACAACTGCTCGTCAG ATGACTGTCTGGAGCAGAAGCACGGCTTATTTTCCATTTATAGAGATCCGTGCAGAGACCGCGCAGGACGAGATCGTCCTGGGACCATAG GGACCCTACTCCGACAGGAGTTTCTGTACCATGAAGCTGTGAACTCTCCAGCCAGGCTGAAGAG CACCCTCCAGTCAGACAGCGAGCGCCGGCTTTATGTTGCGGCACCATTACctcaggatgatgatgatgatgatggtgatgGACAATGGACGGGACGACGCATCGATTATATTCTGCATCGGGAGGCGGACACTCTGCTACCGGTT GTTGTAGAGAAGTTCCAGTTCATCACACGATTGGCCGGCCTGTCGGATCACGTCCCTGTGGCCCTGCACCTGTCCTCCTCACTCCCAGAGATCACCGCCCTGTGA